One Saccharopolyspora erythraea NRRL 2338 genomic region harbors:
- a CDS encoding ABC transporter ATP-binding protein — protein sequence MSPPGRPVPGPPQYATAATGLVKVYGSGPAAVHALGGVNVGFPRGQFSAIMGPSGSGKSTLMHCLAGLDVATQGQVTLGGIALTGMPDKQLTQVRRDRVGFIFQSFNLLPTLTAEKNILLPLELAGRKADPQWFQTITQALGIAERLRHRPSELSGGQQQRVAVARALVTRPEVVFADEPTGALDSKSGTNLLNFLRTSVNQFGQTVVMVTHDPVAASYADSVTLLADGHIAGRIERPTPEAVLDALRRLGG from the coding sequence ATGTCCCCGCCGGGACGGCCCGTGCCGGGCCCGCCGCAGTACGCGACGGCTGCCACCGGTCTGGTCAAGGTGTACGGGTCCGGCCCGGCGGCGGTCCACGCGCTGGGCGGTGTCAACGTCGGTTTCCCGCGCGGGCAGTTCAGCGCGATCATGGGCCCGTCGGGATCCGGCAAGTCGACCCTGATGCACTGCCTGGCCGGGCTGGACGTGGCCACCCAGGGGCAGGTGACGCTGGGCGGGATCGCACTGACCGGGATGCCGGACAAGCAGCTCACCCAGGTGCGCCGCGACCGCGTCGGGTTCATCTTCCAGTCGTTCAACCTGCTGCCCACGCTCACCGCGGAGAAGAACATCCTGCTTCCGCTGGAACTGGCGGGCCGCAAGGCCGACCCGCAGTGGTTCCAGACCATCACCCAGGCGCTCGGGATCGCCGAACGGCTGCGGCACCGGCCCAGCGAGCTCTCCGGCGGTCAGCAGCAGCGCGTAGCCGTGGCCCGCGCGCTGGTCACCCGGCCCGAGGTGGTCTTCGCCGACGAGCCGACCGGTGCGCTGGACTCCAAGTCCGGCACGAACCTGCTCAACTTCCTGCGCACGTCGGTCAACCAGTTCGGCCAGACCGTGGTGATGGTGACCCACGACCCGGTGGCGGCCTCCTACGCCGACAGCGTCACCCTGCTCGCCGACGGCCACATCGCGGGCCGGATCGAGCGGCCCACCCCGGAAGCGGTGCTGGACGCGCTGCGCAGGCTGGGCGGCTGA
- a CDS encoding isocitrate/isopropylmalate family dehydrogenase has product MNAPHALDIAVIPGDGIGPELVRSAVEVLRAAAGRDVELRFTSEDAGADAFRRTGSAMSAATLERIRTRYHGVLKGPVGLPGVRHPDGTEAGLLGGVLRGGLDTYANVRPIALLPGVDAPLRGTAVDYVIVRENTEGLYLSRGRGVGNDRACADQLLMTRHGVERVVVHAFELATRRTGAPADGVRRVTCVDKSNVLRSFAFFREVFDEVATRYPQVEADHRYADAAGHDLVADPGRFDVLVMENFLGDILSDRRRSGHVPVGQHRRGRGVLRADPRQCARHRGPGQGEPDLADPRGRDAAGAPRPPPSGPARPHRRGGGVPHRGDPAGRRITGARHRGRDPRHRRGGSRRLTRPRYGFRRHSVPPHSPGPGVFRRAEVRGDMISTGRGGWYRCRTRLPRRFRASSR; this is encoded by the coding sequence TTGAACGCACCGCACGCGCTGGACATCGCGGTGATCCCCGGCGACGGCATCGGCCCGGAGCTGGTCCGCTCCGCCGTCGAGGTCCTGCGGGCCGCCGCCGGGCGGGACGTGGAGCTGCGGTTCACCAGCGAGGACGCCGGTGCGGACGCCTTCCGCCGCACCGGGTCCGCGATGAGCGCCGCGACGCTGGAGCGCATCCGCACGCGCTACCACGGCGTGCTCAAGGGGCCGGTGGGGCTGCCCGGCGTGCGCCACCCCGACGGCACCGAGGCCGGGCTGCTCGGCGGCGTCCTGCGCGGCGGGCTCGACACCTACGCCAACGTGCGCCCGATCGCGCTCCTGCCCGGCGTCGACGCTCCGCTGCGCGGCACCGCCGTCGACTACGTCATCGTGCGGGAGAACACCGAGGGCCTGTACCTGTCGCGCGGGCGCGGTGTCGGCAACGACCGCGCCTGCGCCGACCAGCTCCTGATGACCCGGCACGGCGTCGAGCGCGTGGTCGTCCACGCCTTCGAGCTGGCCACCCGGCGCACGGGTGCCCCGGCCGACGGCGTCCGCCGCGTCACGTGCGTGGACAAGAGCAACGTGTTGCGCAGCTTCGCCTTCTTCCGCGAGGTCTTCGACGAGGTCGCCACGAGGTACCCGCAGGTCGAGGCCGACCACCGCTACGCCGACGCGGCCGGGCACGACCTGGTCGCCGACCCGGGCCGCTTCGACGTGCTGGTGATGGAGAACTTCCTCGGCGACATCCTCAGCGACCGTCGGCGGTCTGGGCATGTGCCCGTCGGGCAACATCGGCGCGGACGCGGCGTACTTCGAGCCGATCCACGGCAGTGCGCCCGGCATCGCGGGCCAGGACAGGGCGAACCCGACCTCGCAGATCCTCGCGGGCGCGATGCTGCTGGAGCACCTCGGCCACCACCGTCCGGCCCGGCGCGTCCGCACCGCCGTGGCGGCGGCGTACCGCACCGGGGCGATCCGGCTGGCCGGAGGATCACCGGTGCACGGCACCGAGGCCGCGACCCGCGCCATCGTCGAGGCGGTTCACGGCGCCTGACCCGCCCGCGGTACGGCTTCCGGCGGCACAGCGTTCCTCCACACAGCCCAGGACCTGGGGTTTTCCGCCGTGCCGAAGTCCGCGGCGATATGATCTCCACCGGTCGAGGAGGGTGGTACCGGTGCCGAACGAGGCTTCCCAGGCGTTTCCGAGCGAGCAGCCGCTGA
- a CDS encoding SAM-dependent methyltransferase: MPNEASQAFPSEQPLSGTDSSVPHSARITNYWLGGKDHYAVDREAGERYRRTFPEIVDMSLAGRKFLARAVGFLVDSGIRQFLDIGTGLPTADNTHELAQRRAPESRIVYVDNDPMVLAHARVLLTSTPEGAADYLEADLREPKAILDGAARLLDYREPVAVMLMGVVGHIADDDELRGIIGELLDAVVPGSYLLVGDGTNLAPEQVSAQDTYNESGTEPYRLRSPEQLASLFDGLELVEPGLVPAARWRPEDDGSPSEVVSRCGLARKP; encoded by the coding sequence GTGCCGAACGAGGCTTCCCAGGCGTTTCCGAGCGAGCAGCCGCTGAGCGGCACCGACAGCAGCGTCCCCCACTCGGCGCGGATCACCAACTACTGGCTCGGGGGCAAGGACCACTACGCCGTCGACCGCGAAGCGGGCGAGCGCTATCGGCGGACGTTCCCCGAGATCGTCGACATGTCGCTGGCGGGCCGCAAGTTCCTCGCGCGCGCCGTGGGTTTCCTCGTCGACAGCGGCATCCGGCAGTTCCTCGACATCGGCACCGGGCTGCCGACGGCCGACAACACCCACGAGCTCGCCCAGCGGCGCGCGCCCGAGAGCCGCATCGTCTACGTGGACAACGACCCGATGGTCCTCGCGCACGCCCGCGTGCTGCTCACCAGCACGCCGGAGGGGGCCGCCGACTACCTGGAAGCCGACCTGCGCGAACCGAAGGCCATCCTCGACGGCGCGGCGCGGCTGCTGGACTACCGCGAGCCGGTGGCCGTGATGCTGATGGGCGTGGTCGGCCACATCGCCGACGACGACGAGCTCCGCGGCATCATCGGGGAGCTGCTGGACGCGGTCGTGCCCGGCAGCTACCTGCTCGTCGGCGACGGCACGAACCTCGCGCCCGAGCAGGTCAGCGCCCAGGACACCTACAACGAGAGCGGCACCGAGCCCTACCGCCTGCGCAGCCCGGAGCAGCTCGCGTCGCTGTTCGACGGCCTGGAGCTGGTTGAGCCCGGCCTGGTACCCGCGGCGCGGTGGCGGCCGGAGGACGACGGCTCGCCGAGCGAGGTGGTCTCGCGCTGCGGTCTCGCCCGCAAGCCCTGA